The Sphingomonas sinipercae genome contains a region encoding:
- the ettA gene encoding energy-dependent translational throttle protein EttA: protein MAAQYAFVMKDMTKSFPGAAKPVLSNINLQFYHGAKIGIVGPNGAGKSTLMKIMAGIDTEFQGEAWPGENITVGYLAQEPQLDPSKTVLENVKDGARDIADMVDRFNAISAEMGDPKDDTDFDALMEEMGDLQGKIDAADGWTLDNQLEVAMEALRCPPSDSAVENLSGGEKRRVALTRLLIQKPSILLLDEPTNHLDAESVQWLEQHLKEYAGAVLMITHDRYFLDNVVEWILEIDRGKYFPYEGNYSTYLEKKAKRLEQEDREESGRQKAIKDELEWIRQGAKARQTKSKARIAKFDQLVASQEKRIPGKAEILIQVPERLGGKVIEVNGVTKAYGDKLLFENLSFTLPPGGIVGVIGPNGAGKSTLFKLITGQEKPDSGNVDIGPTVHLGYVDQSRDHLNEKNNVWQEISDGLDYMKVNGHDQSTRAYVGAFNFKGQDQQKNVGKLSGGERNRVNIAKMLKRGGNVLLLDEPTNDLDVETLGALEEAIENFAGCAVVISHDRFFLDRLATHILAFEGDAHVEWFEGNFAAYEEDKVRRLGEEATRPGRMTYRKLTR from the coding sequence ATGGCCGCTCAATACGCATTTGTGATGAAGGACATGACCAAGTCCTTCCCCGGCGCCGCAAAGCCGGTGCTCAGCAACATCAACCTGCAATTCTATCACGGCGCTAAGATCGGCATCGTCGGCCCCAACGGCGCCGGCAAGTCGACGCTGATGAAGATCATGGCCGGCATCGATACCGAATTTCAGGGCGAGGCCTGGCCGGGCGAGAACATCACTGTCGGCTATCTGGCGCAGGAACCGCAGCTCGACCCAAGCAAGACGGTGCTTGAGAACGTCAAGGACGGGGCGCGCGACATCGCCGACATGGTCGATCGCTTCAACGCCATTTCGGCCGAGATGGGCGATCCCAAGGACGACACTGATTTCGACGCGCTGATGGAAGAAATGGGCGACCTTCAGGGCAAGATCGACGCCGCCGACGGATGGACGCTCGACAATCAGCTTGAAGTGGCGATGGAAGCATTGCGCTGCCCGCCGTCGGATTCCGCGGTGGAGAACCTGTCCGGCGGTGAAAAGCGCCGCGTCGCGCTGACCCGGCTGCTGATCCAGAAGCCGTCGATCCTGCTCCTGGACGAGCCGACCAACCACCTCGACGCCGAAAGCGTCCAGTGGCTCGAACAGCACCTCAAGGAATATGCCGGCGCGGTGCTGATGATCACCCACGACCGCTACTTCCTCGACAATGTGGTGGAATGGATCCTCGAAATCGATCGCGGGAAGTACTTCCCGTACGAAGGCAATTATTCGACCTATCTGGAGAAGAAGGCCAAGCGGCTCGAGCAGGAGGACCGCGAGGAATCCGGGCGCCAGAAGGCGATCAAGGACGAGCTTGAGTGGATCCGGCAGGGCGCCAAGGCGCGCCAGACCAAGTCGAAGGCGCGTATCGCCAAGTTCGATCAGCTCGTCGCCAGCCAGGAGAAGCGGATCCCCGGCAAGGCCGAAATCCTTATCCAGGTGCCCGAACGGCTTGGCGGCAAGGTGATCGAGGTCAACGGCGTCACCAAAGCCTATGGCGACAAACTGTTGTTCGAAAACCTGTCCTTCACGCTTCCGCCGGGCGGGATCGTCGGCGTCATCGGCCCCAACGGCGCCGGCAAGTCGACCCTGTTCAAGCTGATCACCGGCCAGGAAAAGCCCGATTCCGGCAACGTCGATATCGGCCCGACCGTGCACCTCGGCTACGTCGACCAGAGCCGCGACCATTTGAACGAGAAGAACAACGTCTGGCAGGAAATCTCCGACGGCCTCGACTATATGAAGGTCAACGGCCACGACCAGTCGACGCGGGCTTATGTCGGCGCTTTCAACTTCAAAGGGCAGGACCAGCAGAAGAACGTCGGCAAGCTGTCCGGTGGTGAGCGCAACCGCGTCAATATCGCCAAAATGCTGAAGCGCGGCGGCAACGTGCTCCTGCTCGACGAGCCGACCAACGATCTCGACGTCGAGACCTTGGGCGCGCTCGAAGAAGCGATCGAGAATTTCGCCGGTTGCGCTGTGGTGATCAGCCACGATCGCTTCTTCCTCGATCGCCTGGCGACGCACATCCTTGCCTTTGAGGGCGATGCGCATGTCGAATGGTTCGAAGGCAATTTCGCCGCTTACGAGGAAGACAAGGTCAGGCGCCTGGGCGAAGAGGCCACGCGCCCCGGGCGCATGACCTATCGGAAGCTGACCAGGTAA
- a CDS encoding DUF1905 domain-containing protein, translated as MIAFASLLWTWRSEATGSWYFVTVPEEQSGEIKAHAFGSPRGFRSVRVEATIRDVTWRTSVFPQKDGGYLLPVKADVRRRAGLAEGDELTVTLELL; from the coding sequence ATGATCGCCTTCGCCTCGCTGCTTTGGACTTGGCGCAGCGAAGCGACGGGAAGCTGGTATTTTGTCACCGTGCCCGAGGAGCAATCGGGGGAGATCAAGGCCCATGCCTTCGGGAGCCCGCGCGGATTTCGCTCGGTGCGGGTCGAGGCCACGATCCGCGACGTCACTTGGCGCACCTCAGTTTTCCCGCAGAAGGACGGTGGCTACCTGCTCCCGGTCAAGGCGGATGTGCGACGCAGGGCAGGGCTGGCCGAGGGCGACGAGCTTACTGTAACGCTGGAACTCCTCTGA
- a CDS encoding WD40/YVTN/BNR-like repeat-containing protein, giving the protein MQPPLRVEQVVPASAWTTVTTEAYKGKRDDIHFANARTGFYGTGAGDFFRSDDGGATWAKVWSHPGTFIRAVGFISPQLGFIGNVGDAYPNVTDTVPLYRTRDGGKSFTPVDLGGASVEGICAIDVLLTKSIYQGQLRSRAIIHAAGRVSGPAKLLRSTDGGESWTFIDLSAQAGMILDVKFIDAKTGFVFAGSNSNIQESNAVILKTGDGGKSWREVYRSPRKLENSWKGSFVNAKTGYATVQTYDPERQQQVIAKTVDGGEHWAEVPLVVNAKARQFGVGFVTPNVGWVGTMVGGFETRDGGKSWAPVALAPAANKIRVRAADGTPKVYAIGTKVQFHK; this is encoded by the coding sequence ATGCAGCCGCCACTTCGTGTCGAACAGGTGGTTCCGGCGAGCGCCTGGACCACCGTCACGACCGAGGCGTACAAGGGCAAGCGCGACGACATCCACTTCGCCAATGCACGGACCGGCTTTTACGGCACCGGCGCCGGCGACTTCTTCCGAAGCGACGACGGCGGCGCGACCTGGGCCAAGGTTTGGTCCCACCCCGGCACCTTCATCCGGGCAGTCGGCTTCATCAGTCCGCAGCTTGGCTTCATCGGCAACGTCGGCGACGCCTATCCCAACGTCACCGACACCGTGCCGCTTTACCGCACCCGCGATGGGGGCAAGTCGTTCACCCCGGTCGATCTCGGCGGCGCGAGCGTGGAAGGCATTTGCGCGATCGACGTTCTTCTCACTAAATCGATTTACCAGGGCCAGCTGCGGAGCCGTGCGATCATCCATGCTGCGGGCCGGGTCAGCGGGCCCGCCAAGCTGCTTCGCTCGACCGACGGCGGCGAAAGCTGGACGTTCATCGACCTTAGCGCGCAGGCCGGCATGATCTTGGACGTCAAATTCATCGACGCCAAAACCGGCTTCGTCTTTGCCGGCAGCAACAGCAACATTCAGGAATCCAATGCGGTGATCCTGAAAACCGGTGACGGCGGGAAAAGCTGGCGCGAAGTCTATCGCTCCCCGCGCAAGCTGGAGAACAGCTGGAAAGGCAGCTTCGTCAACGCCAAGACCGGCTATGCAACAGTGCAGACGTACGATCCGGAACGGCAGCAGCAGGTGATTGCCAAGACGGTCGATGGCGGCGAGCATTGGGCGGAAGTTCCGCTGGTCGTGAATGCCAAGGCGCGCCAGTTTGGAGTCGGCTTCGTAACGCCAAACGTCGGTTGGGTTGGAACCATGGTGGGCGGCTTTGAAACCCGCGATGGCGGCAAGAGCTGGGCCCCGGTGGCGCTAGCCCCGGCGGCAAACAAAATCAGGGTTCGCGCCGCGGACGGGACGCCGAAGGTCTACGCAATCGGAACGAAGGTCCAGTTCCACAAGTGA
- a CDS encoding pyridoxamine 5'-phosphate oxidase family protein, which produces MMSEAEQELREEFWDKLDDSPFVMLGLQGVDDAMTRPMTAQVDDGQIWFFAARSEDLVKGLGQNPKAIATYASKDHKLFASIHGTLQLSNDRQVIERLWNPIIASWYKDGKDDPDLALLRFDTTSADIWRASAGSTLKAAVIKMLGRDPGKQQQDENRAEVVL; this is translated from the coding sequence ATGATGAGCGAAGCCGAGCAGGAGTTGCGCGAAGAATTTTGGGACAAGCTGGACGATTCGCCCTTCGTGATGCTGGGTCTCCAAGGCGTCGACGACGCGATGACACGCCCGATGACGGCGCAGGTCGACGACGGCCAAATCTGGTTCTTCGCCGCCCGGTCCGAAGACCTGGTCAAGGGCCTTGGGCAAAACCCGAAGGCGATCGCCACTTACGCGAGCAAGGATCACAAGCTGTTCGCGTCGATCCACGGCACCTTGCAGCTCAGCAACGACCGCCAAGTCATCGAGCGGCTGTGGAACCCGATCATCGCATCCTGGTACAAGGACGGGAAAGACGATCCTGACCTGGCGCTGCTGCGGTTCGACACGACGTCGGCGGATATCTGGCGCGCAAGCGCTGGATCGACGTTGAAAGCGGCCGTCATCAAGATGTTGGGCCGCGATCCGGGCAAACAGCAGCAGGACGAGAACCGCGCCGAAGTCGTTCTTTAG